A genomic region of Macaca mulatta isolate MMU2019108-1 chromosome 5, T2T-MMU8v2.0, whole genome shotgun sequence contains the following coding sequences:
- the ENAM gene encoding enamelin yields MLVLRCRDGTSFPKLDNLVPKGKMKILLVFLGLLGNSVAMPMHMPRMPGFSSKSEEMMRYNQFNFMTLPHLAHLGPFFGNGLPQQFPQYQMPMWPQPPPWHPQKPSAQKRHNKTDQTQETQKPNQTQSKKPPQKRPLKQPSHTPAQPEEEAQPPQAFPPFGNGLFLYPPPWQIPQRLPPPGYGRPPASNEEGGNPYFGYFGYHGFGGRPPYYSEEMFEQDFEKPKEEDPPKAESPGTEPTANSTVTETNSTQSNPKGSQGGNDTSPTGNSIPGPNTGNNPPAQNGIVPLPAVNTSGQGGPGSQIPWRPSQPNIRENHPNPNIRNFPSGRRWYPTGTAMGHRQNGPFYRNRQVQRGPQWNSFAWEGKQVVRPGNPVYHKVYPSISRGNYPNYAGNPANLRRKPQGPNKHPMGTNVAPVGPKHGPVVHNEKIQNPREKHLGPKEQIIVPTKNPTSPGRNSQQYEVNKSNYKLPHSEGYTPVPNFNSVDQHENSYYPREDSRKVPNSDGQTQSQILPKGMVLAPRRIPYESETNQPELKHSAYQPAVHPEEIPSAKEHFPAGRNTWDHQEISPPFKEHPGRQEEHLPHPSHGSRGRVFYPEYNPYDPRENSPYRRSNTWDERDDSPNTMGQKESSLYPINTPDHKETVPYNEEDPIDPTGDEVFPGQNRWGEELSFKGSPTVRYYEGEQYTSNQPKEYPPYSLDNPSKPREDFYYSEFYPWNPDENFPSYNTAPTMSPPTESRGYYVNNAVRPEESNLFPSWNSWDHRIQAHGQKERRPYFNRNIWDQATHLQKAPARPPDQKGNQPYSSNTPVGLQKNPMWHEGEDLNYGMQMTRMNSPEREHSSFPDFIPQSYPSGQKEAHLFHLSQRGSCCTGSSTGPKDNPLALQDYTPSYGLAPGENQDTSPLYTEGSHSKHTRHIISPTSTLPGQRNSSEKMENENPFRDDVSTLRRNTPCSINNQLGQKGIMPFPEVGSLQAKNTPCLKNDLGGDGNNILEQIFEDNQLNERTVDLTPEQLVIGTPDEGSNPEGIQSQVQENESERQQQRPSNILHLPCFGSKLAKHHSSSTGTPSSNGRQSPFDGDSIMPTENPNTLVELATGEQFKSTNADPLDAGERSPFEFLQRGTNAEDQVQDCLLLQA; encoded by the exons ATGTTGGTGCTTCGGTGCAGGGATGGAACCTCTTTTCCTAAACTAGACAACTTG GtaccaaaaggaaaaatgaagattcTCCTGGTCTTTCTAGGGCTTCTTGGTAATTCTGTTGCTATGCCa ATGCACATGCCCCGAATGCCTGGATTTAGCAGTAAAAGTGAGGAG ATGATGCGGTATAATCAATTCAACTTTATGACCCTCCCACAT TTGGCACACCTGGGGCCCTTCTTTGGAAACGGTCTCCCTCAGCAATTTCCACAGTACCAGATGCCCATGTGGCCTCAGCCACCACCATGGCACCCACAGAAACCCTCAGCACAAAAACGTCATAATAAGACTGATCAGACCCAAGAAACCCAGAAACCCAACCAGACTCAGTCAAAAAAGCCACCACAAAAGCGGCCTTTGAAGCAGCCATCGCATACTCCAGCCCAGCCCGAAGAGGAAGCTCAGCCACCTCAG gCATTCCCACCATTTGGAAATGGGCTATTCCTCTATCCACCACCATGGCAAATTCCACAG AGGTTACCGCCACCAGGTTATGGACGCCCACCAGCCAGCAATGAAGAAGGCGGG AATCCTTACTTTGGATATTTTGGATATCATGGCTTTGGGGGTCGCCCTCCTTATTATTCAGAAGAAATGTTTGAACAAGATTTTGAAAAACCCAAAGAAGAAGATCCTCCTAAAGCAGAAAGTCCAGGCACAGAACCCACAGCTAATTCAACAGTTACTGAGACGAATTCTACCCAATCAAATCCTAAAGGGAGTCAGGGTGGAAATGACACCAGCCCCACAGGAAACAGTATCCCAGGACCGAACACTGGGAACAACCCTCCAGCTCAAAATGGGATTGTCCCACTCCCTGCAGTCAACacttcaggccagggagggccaggaAGTCAAATCCCATGGAGACCAAGTCAGCCAAATATTCGTGAAAATCATCCAAATCCTAATATAAGAAATTTTCCTTCAGGAAGACGGTGGTATCCCACTGGTACTGCCATGGGGCACAGACAGAATGGGCCTTTTTACAGAAATCGACAAGTTCAAAGGGGTCCTCAGTGGAACTCCTTCGCTTGGGAAGGTAAACAAGTAGTTCGTCCAGGAAATCCAGTTTATCACAAAGTTTACCCTTCTATTTCAAGAGGCAATTATCCCAATTATGCAGGAAATCCAGCAAATCTCAGAAGAAAGCCTCAGGGGCCAAATAAACACCCTATGGGAACTAATGTTGCCCCAGTTGGTCCCAAACATGGCCCTGTTGTTCAcaatgaaaaaatccaaaatccaaggGAGAAGCACCTGGGTCCAAAAGAACAAATAATAGTTCCTACAAAGAATCCAACCAGCCCCGGGAGAAACTCTCAACAGTATGAAGTtaataaatcaaattataaaCTGCCTCACTCTGAGGGTTATACACCAGTCCCAAATTTTAATTCTGTTGATCAACATGAAAACTCCTATTACCCAAGGGAAGATTCCAGAAAAGTACCAAATTCTGATGGACAAACCCAAAGCCAGATTTTGCCCAAAGGGATGGTTTTAGCGCCAAGAAGGATCCCATATGAATCAGAAACTAATCAGCCAGAATTAAAGCACAGTGCATATCAGCCTGCTGTACACCCTGAGGAAATCCCTTCTGCAAAAGAACATTTTCCTGCTGGAAGAAATACTTGGGACCACCAAGAAATCTCTCCACCTTTTAAGGAACATCCTGGGAGGCAAGAAGAACATTTACCCCATCCTTCCCATGGTTCTAGAGGAAGGGTTTTCTACCCTGAATATAACCCCTATGATCCCAGGGAAAACTCACCATACCGTAGAAGCAATACATGGGATGAGAGAGATGATTCTCCCAATACTATGGGGCAAAAAGAAAGTTCACTCTACCCCATAAATACCCCAGACCACAAGGAGACAGTCCCTTATAATGAAGAAGACCCAATTGATCCAACTGGAGATGAAGTCTTTCCTGGACAAAATAGATGGGGTGAAGAGTTGAGCTTCAAAGGGAGCCCAACAGTTAGGTACTATGAAGGTGAACAATATACCTCAAATcagccaaaggaatatcctccctATTCTTTAGACAATCCATCAAAACCAAGGGAGGATTTTTATTATAGTGAATTCTACCCATGGAACCCGGATGAGAATTTTCCATCATATAATACAGCTCCTACTATGTCACCACCTACAGAGAGCAGGGGTTACTATGTTAATAATGCCGTTAGACCAGAAGAAAGCAATCTATTTCCTTCATGGAATTCCTGGGACCACAGGATACAAGCCCAcggtcagaaagaaagaaggccatATTTTAACAGAAATATCTGGGATCAGGCAACACATTTACAAAAAGCCCCAGCTAGGCCACCAGACCAGAAAGGTAACCAGCCCTATTCCAGTAACACTCCAGTTGGGCTTCAGAAAAATCCAATGTGGCATGAAGGTGAGGATTTGAACTATGGCATGCAAATGACTAGGATGAATTCTCCAGAGAGAGAACATTCATCTTTCCCTGACTTCATCCCACAAAGTTACCCATCAGGTCAAAAAGAGGCACATTTATTTCACCTAAGCCAGAGAGGCTCTTGCTGTACTGGTAGCTCCACAGGACCCAAGGACAATCCACTAGCTCTACAAGACTACACTCCATCCTATGGTCTTGCACCTGGGGAGAACCAAGACACCAGTCCTCTGTATACAGAAGGTAGTCATAGCAAGCACACAAGACATATCATCTCCCCAACAAGCACCCTACCAGGCCAAAGAAACAGCTCAGAGAAGATGGAAAATGAAAACCCTTTTAGAGATGATGTGTCCACTCTGAGGAGGAACACACCATGTTCTATAAATAATCAACTGGGCCAAAAGGGAATTATGCCATTTCCTGAAGTCGGTTCCCTTCAAGCAAAGAatacaccttgtctcaaaaatgatCTTGGAGGAGATGGGAACAACATTCTGGAACAAATTTTTGAAGACAACCAGCTCAATGAAAGAACTGTTGACCTTACTCCTGAGCAGCTTGTTATTGGTACACCTGATGAAGGCTCCAATCCAGAAGGCATCCAAAGTCAAGTCCAAGAAAATGAGAGTGAGAGACAGCAACAAAGACCATCTAACATCCTGCATTTGCCATGCTTTGGCTCCAAATTAGCAAAGCATCACTCTTCCAGCACTGGAACTCCATCTAGCAATGGAAGGCAAAGCCCATTTGATGGGGATTCAATTATGCCTACTGAAAATCCTAACACATTGGTTGAGTTAGCTACTGGGGAACAATTTAAGAGTACAAATGCAGACCCACTTGATGCAGGTGAACGCAGTCCATTTGAATTCCTTCAAAGAGGGACCAATGCAGAGGACCAGGTACAAGACTGCTTACTACTTCAGGCCTAA